A stretch of Terriglobia bacterium DNA encodes these proteins:
- a CDS encoding LeuA family protein: MLDDESLRDGLQSPSVKDPHIDEKIKILHLMEDLGIDLVDIGLPGAGPRAVADVELLAREIASCRMKIKPNCAARTHENDIRPVAEISQRAGIPIEVACFLGSSPIRRFTENWTDDFLFRTTEKAVTYAKSLGLEVMYVTEDTSRCDPETVKRLYTTAINSGATAIVICDTVGHATPSGVQALIRFVLDEVVKPSGQKIRVDWHGHSDRGLAVANSLAALAAGADCVHGTALGIGERVGNTQIDQMLVNLKLMGVSPWAEQDLTKLKEYCMTVSEATGVPIPRNYPVMGEDAFRTATGVHAAAVIKAFRKGDIELANSVYSGVPSHYFGLEQIIEIGPMSGKSNVIFWLERKGIPASEELVDRIFQRAKASDRCLTEEEILACCQKVPANT; this comes from the coding sequence ATGCTGGACGATGAGTCGCTGCGCGACGGCCTGCAGTCGCCTTCAGTCAAAGATCCGCACATCGACGAAAAAATCAAGATCCTGCACCTGATGGAAGACCTCGGTATTGACCTTGTCGATATCGGCTTGCCCGGCGCCGGTCCGCGCGCGGTGGCGGACGTGGAGCTGCTGGCGCGGGAAATCGCAAGCTGCCGGATGAAGATCAAGCCGAACTGCGCCGCCCGCACCCATGAGAACGACATTCGTCCGGTGGCGGAAATCTCTCAGCGCGCCGGCATACCGATTGAAGTTGCGTGCTTCCTGGGCTCCAGCCCCATCCGCCGGTTCACAGAAAACTGGACTGACGACTTCCTGTTCCGCACCACGGAAAAAGCCGTGACCTACGCAAAGTCTCTTGGCCTGGAAGTGATGTACGTAACGGAGGACACTTCCCGCTGCGATCCTGAGACGGTGAAGCGGCTCTACACGACGGCCATTAACAGCGGCGCGACGGCTATCGTAATTTGCGATACCGTGGGCCATGCGACGCCCAGCGGCGTGCAGGCGCTGATCCGCTTTGTGCTGGACGAAGTGGTGAAGCCTTCAGGACAGAAAATCCGTGTAGATTGGCATGGCCACTCTGATCGAGGGCTGGCTGTCGCCAACTCTCTGGCTGCGCTGGCGGCCGGCGCGGACTGCGTTCACGGCACGGCGCTTGGCATCGGCGAACGCGTGGGGAATACGCAGATCGACCAGATGCTGGTGAACCTGAAGCTGATGGGCGTTTCACCCTGGGCAGAGCAGGACCTGACAAAGCTGAAGGAATACTGCATGACCGTCTCGGAAGCCACGGGCGTGCCGATCCCTCGCAATTATCCCGTGATGGGAGAAGATGCCTTTCGTACAGCGACGGGAGTACATGCCGCGGCTGTTATTAAGGCATTCCGCAAAGGCGATATTGAGCTGGCTAATTCCGTCTACTCCGGTGTACCCTCTCATTACTTCGGCCTGGAACAAATCATTGAGATTGGCCCCATGTCGGGCAAGTCAAACGTGATCTTCTGGCTGGAGCGCAAAGGTATCCCCGCCTCTGAGGAGCTGGTGGACCGCATCTTTCAGCGGGCCAAAGCTTCAGACCGCTGCCTTACGGAAGAGGAAATCCTGGCGTGCTGCCAAAAGGTTCCAGCCAATACTTAG
- a CDS encoding M20/M25/M40 family metallo-hydrolase → MATRPPIPDTSRISAQREIARIAEMRSVHAAFAYLHNQELEFRRWQRELTEIPAPPFGEAARAEWLRQRFTALGLENIQVDRLGNVLGLLNSGLAAPLIGISAHLDTVFPQGTALQTREEANRLYGPGISDNAAGVTALLAIAHALKRTQLKPATNIVFIGNVGEEGEGNLRGMRHLFAASPWRDSIQSLLVIDGAGTDTYVNQALGSRRFEITFRGPGGHSWSDFGVPNPIILLSRALARFSDVQAPESPRTTFNVGVISGGTSVNSIPESATARVDLRSASMEELQKLEDRLRECIAEAWREAPLSHRSGELKVTLAIESIGDRPAAELPPDARILQFVRAADKHLRIESFARLASTDANVPLALGIEATTIGAGGDGGGAHTLREWFDCSNRDLGLKRILLVLMALTGVQE, encoded by the coding sequence ATGGCCACCCGCCCACCGATCCCTGACACCTCGCGAATTTCCGCCCAGCGCGAGATCGCCCGCATCGCGGAGATGCGGAGCGTGCACGCCGCTTTTGCCTATCTCCACAATCAGGAACTCGAGTTTCGCCGCTGGCAGCGTGAGCTTACTGAAATCCCAGCTCCCCCGTTTGGCGAGGCTGCCCGCGCCGAATGGTTGCGGCAGAGATTTACCGCGCTCGGGCTTGAAAACATTCAGGTGGACAGACTCGGAAACGTATTGGGACTGCTCAATAGCGGGTTGGCTGCGCCACTGATCGGCATCAGCGCGCACCTCGATACCGTCTTTCCTCAGGGCACCGCGCTGCAAACGCGTGAAGAAGCCAACAGGCTTTATGGTCCCGGCATCAGTGACAATGCAGCCGGAGTAACGGCTCTTCTGGCTATCGCTCATGCGTTGAAACGAACACAGCTCAAACCGGCAACCAACATCGTTTTCATCGGCAACGTGGGGGAAGAAGGTGAAGGCAATCTTCGCGGCATGCGGCATCTCTTCGCGGCCTCTCCGTGGCGCGACTCTATACAATCACTGCTTGTGATCGACGGCGCAGGCACTGATACATACGTCAATCAGGCGTTGGGAAGCCGGCGCTTTGAGATCACATTTCGCGGTCCGGGCGGCCATTCCTGGAGCGACTTCGGCGTCCCCAACCCTATCATTCTTCTCTCGCGCGCACTGGCCCGCTTTAGTGACGTGCAGGCGCCGGAATCTCCTCGCACTACATTCAATGTCGGCGTGATTTCGGGCGGGACATCGGTCAACTCAATTCCTGAATCGGCAACGGCGCGTGTTGATCTCCGCTCTGCATCCATGGAAGAGCTGCAAAAGCTTGAAGATCGTCTGCGCGAATGCATTGCTGAAGCCTGGCGGGAAGCGCCTTTGTCGCATCGTTCCGGCGAACTCAAGGTCACGCTGGCCATTGAGAGCATTGGCGACCGCCCTGCTGCCGAGCTGCCGCCTGATGCTCGCATCCTGCAGTTTGTCCGCGCCGCGGACAAGCATCTGCGGATTGAATCTTTTGCCCGGCTGGCTTCCACTGACGCCAACGTTCCTCTCGCGCTGGGGATTGAGGCGACCACAATCGGCGCCGGCGGTGACGGCGGCGGCGCGCACACGCTGCGCGAATGGTTCGATTGCAGCAATCGTGACCTTGGACTCAAGCGCATTCTGTTAGTCTTGATGGCTCTTACCGGAGTGCAGGAATGA
- the metH gene encoding methionine synthase → MKSFLETVRERVVIYDGAMGTEIQERHPSMDDFWGKENCSEVLVLSRPDIIKDIHAAYFKAGADVVETNTFGGTRIVLGEFDLADKVHEINKRAAELAREVAHDFSANGKPRYVAGSIGPGTKLPSLGQISYDDMFNAYLEQSLGLIDGGVDILLIETCQDILQTKVSVAAAFEAMKQRGKRIPVQAQVTLQESGTMLLGTEIGAAETALEPFDCEIIGLNCATGPKEMNDAVRYLAHNAPKEISILPNAGLPENVGGVAHYRLTPQSLAEWHKKFITEYGVRIVGGCCGTNPQHIKAVADLCANLEPAKREVQVTPSASSAYSTMPLDLDPKPLIVAEEMNTTTRVEAFKNMVREGKYDDILALAKKLVAEGSHMLDLCTAIVGEDEKGYMTSILEKVATRVPAPVLVDSTEADVIEEALKRIPGKAIINSINLEDGEKRTAKVLPMAKKYGAAVIALTIDEDGMALTAEKKVAVAKRIFKLATEKYGIRPIDLIFDALTLPISTGQDDYRTAGMETLNAIKGIKQELPEVKTILGVSNISFGLNTYARRVLNSVFMKEAVDYGLDMAIVNYAKIYPLYKIPQVEVDLARKLIYYDKSAGDPLQIYMQHFTGLDKQPQVDAAPLETLSVEDKLKRCIINGEKALGDGAQKQTLEQILDDALQKYSPLEIINTVLLDGMKTVGELFGARKMQLPSVLDSAGVMKQAVAYLEPKMEKKEGNQKGTLVLATVKGDVHDIGKNLVDIILTNNGYKVVNLGIKQPSDSIIAAAKQHGAHAIGLSGLLVKSTLEMKYVIQDLQAQALDYPVICGGAALTRKYVEDDLRREYSNSVFYADDAFTGLHLMDDLTSSNGAREKRLEEGRTVKEFAKTTMIAGAEGSSSTERSAVVPPPPNIPAPPFYGVRVRRNFDLNEVFQYINHTALFKNQWQLKTASQADYLRIVEEKYIPVLSELQKEVAEKGWFEPKVVYGYFACVADGNDVLLFDTPETRNVIAKFTFPRQREGRKLSIADFFEPKDSGKLDVIGLSVVTIGSRASQETKKLFDAGEFTKYLYLHGLSVETAEALAELFHKQVREELGIAGEDATRVGDLFHQKYRGSRYSFGYPACPNLEDQTKLFALLKPEENIGVRLTSGFHMEPEQSTSAIIVHHPQAKYFVV, encoded by the coding sequence ATGAAATCATTTCTAGAGACAGTTCGCGAGCGCGTTGTTATCTATGACGGCGCCATGGGCACGGAGATTCAGGAGCGCCATCCTTCCATGGATGACTTCTGGGGCAAGGAGAATTGCTCTGAAGTGCTGGTGCTGAGCCGGCCCGACATAATCAAAGATATTCACGCTGCTTATTTCAAGGCCGGGGCCGACGTGGTTGAGACCAACACGTTTGGCGGCACGCGCATTGTGCTGGGCGAGTTTGACCTGGCCGACAAAGTCCATGAGATCAACAAGCGCGCGGCCGAGCTGGCGCGCGAAGTGGCGCATGACTTTTCCGCCAATGGCAAGCCTCGGTACGTTGCGGGATCGATTGGGCCGGGAACCAAGCTTCCGTCGCTGGGACAGATCAGCTATGACGACATGTTTAATGCCTATCTGGAGCAATCCCTGGGGCTGATTGATGGCGGCGTGGACATTCTGCTGATTGAAACCTGCCAGGACATTCTGCAGACCAAAGTTTCCGTGGCTGCGGCGTTTGAAGCGATGAAGCAGCGGGGCAAACGCATTCCTGTGCAGGCGCAGGTGACGTTGCAGGAGTCCGGCACCATGCTGCTGGGCACCGAAATTGGCGCGGCAGAGACGGCGCTGGAGCCTTTTGATTGTGAAATTATTGGCCTGAACTGCGCGACCGGTCCCAAAGAAATGAACGACGCGGTGCGCTATCTGGCGCACAACGCGCCGAAGGAAATCTCAATCCTGCCAAACGCCGGCCTGCCGGAGAACGTAGGAGGCGTGGCACATTACCGGTTGACGCCGCAGAGCCTTGCGGAATGGCACAAGAAATTCATTACCGAATATGGTGTCCGGATCGTGGGCGGATGCTGCGGCACTAATCCGCAGCACATCAAAGCCGTGGCTGATCTCTGCGCGAACCTGGAGCCGGCGAAGCGCGAAGTGCAAGTGACGCCTTCGGCATCAAGCGCCTACAGCACCATGCCGCTGGACCTTGATCCCAAGCCGCTGATCGTGGCCGAAGAGATGAATACCACCACGCGGGTGGAAGCCTTCAAGAACATGGTCCGCGAAGGCAAGTATGATGACATTCTGGCGCTAGCGAAAAAGCTGGTGGCGGAAGGCTCGCACATGCTGGACCTGTGCACGGCCATTGTGGGCGAGGACGAAAAGGGCTATATGACTTCGATCCTCGAGAAGGTGGCCACGCGCGTGCCCGCACCGGTGCTGGTGGACTCCACCGAAGCCGACGTGATTGAAGAAGCGCTGAAGCGCATTCCCGGCAAGGCGATTATCAACTCCATTAATCTTGAAGACGGCGAGAAACGCACGGCCAAAGTGCTGCCAATGGCGAAGAAGTACGGCGCAGCGGTGATCGCACTGACGATTGACGAAGACGGCATGGCGCTGACGGCGGAGAAGAAAGTCGCAGTCGCCAAAAGGATTTTCAAGCTGGCCACGGAGAAATATGGCATTCGTCCGATCGACCTGATCTTTGACGCGCTGACGCTGCCGATTTCAACCGGCCAGGACGACTATCGCACGGCGGGCATGGAGACGCTGAACGCGATCAAAGGCATCAAGCAAGAGTTGCCGGAAGTGAAGACGATCCTGGGCGTGAGCAATATTTCGTTTGGGCTGAATACTTACGCGCGGCGCGTGCTGAACAGCGTGTTCATGAAAGAAGCGGTGGATTATGGGCTAGATATGGCGATTGTGAACTACGCCAAAATCTATCCTCTATATAAGATCCCGCAGGTTGAAGTGGACCTGGCGCGGAAGCTGATTTATTACGACAAGTCGGCGGGCGATCCGCTGCAGATTTACATGCAGCATTTTACCGGCCTGGACAAGCAGCCGCAGGTGGACGCCGCGCCGCTGGAAACACTTTCAGTTGAAGACAAGCTGAAGCGCTGCATTATCAATGGCGAAAAGGCGCTGGGCGATGGCGCGCAGAAGCAGACGCTGGAGCAGATACTGGACGATGCACTGCAAAAGTATTCGCCGCTGGAGATCATCAACACGGTCCTGCTGGACGGCATGAAGACCGTTGGCGAGTTGTTTGGCGCGCGCAAGATGCAGCTGCCTTCAGTGCTGGATTCAGCCGGGGTGATGAAGCAAGCCGTGGCATATCTTGAGCCCAAGATGGAGAAGAAAGAAGGCAACCAGAAAGGCACGCTGGTGCTGGCCACGGTGAAGGGCGATGTCCACGATATCGGCAAAAACCTGGTTGACATTATTCTTACCAACAACGGCTACAAGGTGGTGAACCTGGGGATTAAGCAGCCATCCGATTCGATCATAGCCGCGGCCAAGCAGCATGGCGCGCATGCCATTGGGTTGAGCGGACTGCTGGTGAAGTCGACGCTGGAAATGAAGTATGTGATCCAGGATTTGCAGGCGCAGGCGCTGGATTATCCAGTGATCTGCGGCGGCGCTGCGCTTACGCGCAAATACGTGGAAGACGATCTGCGGCGCGAATACTCGAACTCAGTGTTCTACGCCGATGACGCGTTTACAGGCTTGCACCTGATGGATGACCTGACTTCAAGCAATGGGGCGCGGGAAAAACGCTTGGAGGAAGGGCGCACGGTGAAGGAGTTCGCCAAGACTACGATGATTGCCGGGGCAGAAGGCTCCAGCAGCACGGAGCGCTCGGCGGTGGTGCCGCCGCCGCCAAATATTCCTGCGCCTCCGTTTTACGGCGTGCGCGTGCGCAGGAACTTTGACTTGAATGAAGTCTTCCAGTACATCAACCACACGGCGCTGTTCAAGAACCAGTGGCAGCTGAAGACCGCGTCACAGGCGGATTATCTGAGAATTGTGGAAGAAAAATATATTCCGGTGCTGTCAGAGTTGCAGAAAGAAGTGGCGGAGAAAGGCTGGTTTGAACCCAAGGTCGTCTATGGCTACTTTGCCTGTGTCGCCGATGGCAACGATGTGCTGCTTTTCGATACGCCAGAGACGCGCAACGTGATTGCGAAGTTTACATTCCCGCGGCAGCGCGAAGGACGGAAGCTGTCCATTGCTGATTTCTTTGAGCCCAAAGATTCGGGCAAGCTGGATGTGATCGGTCTTTCTGTGGTGACGATCGGCAGCCGTGCTTCACAGGAGACTAAAAAACTCTTTGACGCCGGCGAGTTTACCAAGTATCTGTACCTGCACGGTCTGAGCGTCGAGACGGCAGAGGCGCTGGCGGAGTTGTTCCACAAGCAGGTGAGAGAAGAACTGGGAATCGCCGGAGAAGACGCGACGCGAGTCGGTGATTTATTTCACCAGAAGTATCGCGGGTCGCGCTATTCATTTGGCTATCCCGCGTGCCCGAACCTGGAAGACCAGACCAAGCTATTTGCGCTGCTGAAGCCGGAAGAAAACATTGGCGTTCGGCTGACCAGCGGTTTCCACATGGAGCCGGAGCAATCGACGTCGGCGATTATCGTGCACCATCCGCAGGCA
- a CDS encoding aldehyde dehydrogenase family protein, with translation MTTIPQPELAPAHPNAQSGQQFAVQNPATQEIIGTLPNMAANQIAEAVAKAAAAQVRWAATPVRDRMRILGRFAELLCDQKDSVAAVISREAGKPETEAMSTEVMVVLDTVKYLQNHVPAFLKPEPVPHGNPVMKLKAGTLLREPYGVVGIISPWNYPFNLPSIQTLTALATGNAVVLKPSEFTPYSSLELEKLLRAAGLDPDLLQVITGEGATGAALLAANVQKIVFTGSVATGKRVAQAAAARLLPVVLELGGKDPMIVLEDADVDVASSAAVWGAFMNAGQTCLSVERCYVQEKIYPKFLEKCVEKTNKLRIGPGTDPNIDAGPMIHERQLGIVQSHVEDAVAHGARLLAGGKPLAQLGPNFFAPTILADVDHSMKIMREETFGPVLPVCSFKTEDEAVALANDSEYGLAACVFTNDRKRGEALARRVQAGTVMVNDVLTCFGISEAPHGGIKASGIGRTHGRFGLEEMVWPKYVDSDRMPRMKKLWWYGYGPAFGQQMGGFIELLFAKGLIKRLRGGVKSTKSYLRRRLL, from the coding sequence ATGACCACCATTCCACAACCCGAACTTGCTCCAGCTCACCCAAACGCTCAGTCAGGCCAGCAATTTGCCGTTCAAAATCCGGCCACGCAGGAAATCATTGGCACGCTGCCGAACATGGCGGCGAACCAGATAGCTGAAGCTGTGGCCAAAGCAGCCGCTGCGCAAGTTCGCTGGGCTGCGACGCCTGTCCGGGATCGTATGCGCATTCTGGGGCGCTTTGCCGAGCTGCTATGCGACCAGAAAGATTCCGTCGCCGCCGTGATCAGCCGCGAGGCCGGAAAGCCCGAGACGGAAGCGATGTCCACGGAAGTAATGGTTGTGCTGGACACGGTGAAGTATCTCCAGAACCATGTGCCGGCGTTTCTAAAACCTGAGCCGGTGCCGCACGGAAATCCCGTGATGAAGCTCAAGGCCGGCACGCTGCTGCGCGAGCCTTACGGAGTTGTGGGCATCATCAGCCCGTGGAACTATCCGTTCAATCTGCCGTCGATTCAGACGCTGACAGCGCTGGCCACGGGCAACGCCGTTGTGCTGAAGCCGTCAGAATTTACGCCGTACTCGTCGCTGGAGCTGGAAAAGCTATTGCGCGCGGCGGGCCTTGACCCCGACTTGCTTCAGGTGATCACCGGTGAGGGCGCCACCGGAGCAGCGCTGCTTGCGGCGAACGTACAGAAAATTGTCTTTACCGGAAGCGTGGCCACCGGCAAGCGCGTAGCCCAGGCCGCCGCAGCCCGGTTGCTGCCTGTGGTGCTGGAGTTGGGCGGCAAAGATCCGATGATCGTGCTGGAAGATGCCGACGTTGACGTGGCATCGAGTGCCGCGGTGTGGGGCGCGTTCATGAATGCAGGACAGACTTGTCTATCGGTCGAGCGCTGCTACGTGCAGGAAAAAATCTATCCCAAGTTTCTGGAGAAGTGCGTTGAGAAGACAAACAAACTCCGCATCGGTCCAGGTACGGATCCAAACATTGATGCCGGCCCCATGATCCATGAACGCCAGCTCGGCATCGTTCAATCGCATGTGGAAGACGCTGTGGCCCACGGCGCGCGGCTGCTGGCCGGCGGCAAGCCGCTGGCACAGCTTGGTCCAAACTTTTTTGCGCCTACCATCCTGGCAGACGTGGACCACTCCATGAAGATCATGCGCGAAGAAACCTTTGGCCCGGTGCTGCCGGTGTGCAGTTTCAAGACAGAAGACGAAGCCGTGGCGCTGGCCAATGATTCCGAATACGGCCTGGCGGCCTGCGTCTTTACCAACGACCGCAAACGTGGTGAGGCGCTGGCGCGGCGCGTACAGGCCGGCACCGTAATGGTGAACGATGTGCTGACCTGCTTTGGCATCAGTGAAGCGCCGCACGGCGGCATCAAGGCCAGCGGGATTGGCCGCACGCACGGCCGGTTTGGCCTGGAAGAAATGGTTTGGCCCAAGTACGTGGATTCAGACCGTATGCCGCGCATGAAAAAGCTCTGGTGGTATGGATACGGCCCTGCCTTCGGGCAGCAGATGGGCGGGTTCATTGAACTGCTGTTCGCAAAAGGATTAATAAAACGCCTGCGTGGAGGGGTGAAAAGCACAAAATCATATCTTCGTCGGCGACTTCTTTAG
- a CDS encoding nuclear transport factor 2 family protein, producing MRFFRRLHLILFLAAATAAGFLVNSVHAATQASVEAQTKEAQAVLAPITAMFDAMAKHDATAFKKPLLPGGGMVLMRDGKPTQLTFDAFADIVGKPGKAQIEERIHDPLVRIDNDLAVVWAPFDFLVDGKVDHCGTDLFNLVRTDGKWVIASVADTGRKDCVGK from the coding sequence ATGAGATTCTTCCGTCGCTTACACCTGATTCTGTTCCTTGCCGCAGCAACGGCCGCCGGCTTTCTGGTCAATTCTGTTCACGCCGCCACACAGGCCTCGGTAGAGGCCCAAACCAAGGAAGCCCAGGCCGTCCTGGCTCCGATAACGGCAATGTTTGACGCCATGGCAAAACATGACGCGACGGCATTCAAGAAGCCGTTGCTGCCCGGCGGCGGCATGGTGTTGATGCGCGACGGCAAGCCCACCCAATTGACCTTTGACGCTTTTGCCGACATCGTGGGCAAACCCGGAAAGGCACAGATTGAAGAGCGCATTCACGATCCACTGGTGCGCATCGATAACGACCTGGCCGTGGTGTGGGCGCCGTTTGATTTCCTGGTGGACGGCAAGGTGGACCACTGCGGAACGGATTTGTTCAATCTTGTCCGCACGGACGGCAAATGGGTGATTGCCAGCGTGGCAGATACTGGGCGGAAGGATTGTGTGGGCAAATAG